The segment CAGGCAAACTGCCGCAATAACAGAGGAAATGTGTTTCTCATTTTGCACTGAATATTCAACTGGTCCAATCAATTCCCGGTTGGCTAAAGTAGTATCTGGATAGACATAAACGAGGACAGTCCCTGCGATCCTCGAACGCGACAGCCCATCGTGGAGGTAAACGCACCCATGCCGGAACCCATAGACGAGCATCTTAAGTACCAATCGAAGCAAGAACTTGCCGCCGATTCGCCTATTTTCTCATTAAAAGAACAATTCCAGCATCTTGCAGACACGGATCAAGAAGAGGAGCTGGACGAATGGCTCCGACTTCTTCAGGACCTGATCCAGCAAACGGAGTCCGGCAAAAATATCGGCATCCCGCTACCCAAGTTGAAATATCTGCTTGGAATTATCTACACCGAACTCAGTTACAGTGACTTCAGCGACGTCGAATCGGACCAGGAAGCCTTTCGCAGACGTGCCATCCAATGTTATCGATATGTTCTCGATGTTTCTTCGCTCAACGACCTGGCCAGTGAATTCGATTCTTTAGAACTCGAATTTCAGCTGTGTTATCAGATTGGAGAGCTCCTCGAAGAGGGAACCGACTTCGACCGTACGAAATCATTACAAGAAGCAATCCAATTTTTTCAGCGAGCCGAACAAACTCTGAATAAGATTCCTGACAAAAGGGGAGACAAGAAAGTGCGAGCTGCGGACATCCACTTTCATTTCGGGCACTGTTACAAACTTCTGGGGAACAAGGAAAAAGATCCTGACAACAAGCGAATCTGTTACGACGTCGCCCGAGATCGACTGCAGAAATGCATGAGTCTTTCTGAATCTCTAAAATTCGAAAATGACCTATTTCTAGTTCGCTTGATGCTGTTGCAGTTGAAAGTTTGTTTCAAAGAGTTAGGTGACCAGTTTGAATTGGATTATTTGATTCGGGAATCCGAACTTTTAACTCAAAAGATTGATCGTGACTCCTTTCCATTCAGTTGGGCCGATGCCCATCGGTGTGCGGCCAATTTACTACTTGATCATCAAAAACGTGATTGGGATAAACGCCATCGAGATGCTCTCCGTTCTTTTCGTGCTGCATTGCAGGTATATAGTCGCGACGTCGCCCCCTACGACTGGGCTATGCTGCAGAATGGAATTGGAATCGCTAATCGGTCCATCGCGAAAGCAAACTCCCA is part of the Polystyrenella longa genome and harbors:
- a CDS encoding tetratricopeptide repeat protein translates to MPEPIDEHLKYQSKQELAADSPIFSLKEQFQHLADTDQEEELDEWLRLLQDLIQQTESGKNIGIPLPKLKYLLGIIYTELSYSDFSDVESDQEAFRRRAIQCYRYVLDVSSLNDLASEFDSLELEFQLCYQIGELLEEGTDFDRTKSLQEAIQFFQRAEQTLNKIPDKRGDKKVRAADIHFHFGHCYKLLGNKEKDPDNKRICYDVARDRLQKCMSLSESLKFENDLFLVRLMLLQLKVCFKELGDQFELDYLIRESELLTQKIDRDSFPFSWADAHRCAANLLLDHQKRDWDKRHRDALRSFRAALQVYSRDVAPYDWAMLQNGIGIANRSIAKANSHDDLREAIKAYGQALTVFTQTAYPSEWAMVQNNRGIACITHFAERTTQELNLAFASFESALQIYTREDFPEEWAQLHHNLGNLFLKHPRPKNQHRAYEQAISHFEKALEALERKRNPADWINTRLHLAESHRLASDGQDRNPLIKAMQGLEEVLEVINEEQAPDQAASTKYQLALTYLDLSRLLETPETQTTRYRQSALKLFQESAHIYRQQGNSDSLQKVLNAIELEQFE